CTATGAGCCTCTCATCAGTCCAGTACTTTTCACCATGGGTTTGCTTCAGATGCCGGCGGAAGCGGGTGTTGAGCATCGAGGAGCCGCACTTCCCACCAGTGCCCTCTGTGACTTCGTTGACCTCGAGCTTGCCGACTTGTGTGACTTGATAGGAGATCAGATCGACAGTGCCACCTCCTGCGTCACAAACAACAAACTTGCGCCCTACTTGTAACGTGGCAGGGCTCAGAGTCTTGAGGGTATAGAGTGCTGCTGCTTCCTACACGCCAGTTAGGACTGCAATCTCATCCTGATACCGAACATACCGGTTCCGAAATAAGCATAATCCTTTGATGTCCACAGAATCCAGCCATTGCAGCTGCCCGCTCTGTGGCCTGCTTTGCCGCAGGTGACCAGATCGCAGGAACTGTCACAACGAAGTCCATGGGGGTCGACCTCACTACACTTGGCGACAACCGTGCCTCCAGAATGGTGACGAAATGCGCGTGGAGGCATGATAGGTATACCTTGGTCAGATCTTGAGCTGACTCTCCATCCTTGGTTATTTGGCCAGTGTCGTCTAGCTTCCTGCAAGGGTTACTTGATTAGACCAAGCGACTGAAACGACCACAGAAGGCAGACGAACAGTTTGAAGTATTTACTTCTCTTGGCCGACTCGGGAATTTGAAATCCCCATTGCCATCCGTTGGCGACCTTCCGGAGCTCGGTCGGCACCTTGGGACTGCTCTTGGAGGAGCCGACGGCGGGCCAGCTCGTCACAACATGTTGAACATCGGGCTGATGGAGGTTAGTGGAGTGTCTCGAGATACAAGGGCAGACCAGACGGCTTACTCGAGTTGTATCGGCCCAAGCAACCCCTGAGTAAGTCGTTCCGAAATCTATCGAAACGATGATTCTTCGGCTGCTCATGGCTGATGGTTGCTATCTCGAGGTTCCCTGCTATGGCTGTCTCATCGCTATATCAACTGCTGGTGACACAAGGCGACCAGGTATGGCATTCCGCGGGCCTCTTTACAATGAATGTATCGGGGCAAGGCGGCATTCCAGTCGGATTATTCGGACCTGCAAATGAAATGGCGTTTTCGCTTAGATTTCGCTTCGTCGACGCTTCATTGGGTATGACAGAGATCAGCAGGGCTTCGGATCATTTTTCATCAGCACCCGACCAGCTCTTTTGGTGGCCACGACGCTGCTGTTGCGATCCTTTCGGGCCTCACTGCTGGGGGGGAACTGGGGCCTTTGCTTGGGCCTCATTCACCGACTACTGGAGGCTGCGACGACCAACTCATCGCCTGCCACTCCCCGGCCTCACGCAGGGCGTCGGATCCAGTAGGCGGACATGGTTTGGAGCACCGTGCTCTTGGCCCTGCATGCAGAAAACGACGGTGGGAGGCCAGTCACAAGGTCTGTGGTGGAGCTCTGAGGCGAGACCGACTTTTTGTGTCACATAGCGGAGAGCGAGTTGGGTGCGTTAGGTAGCCATCGACCAGCGCCTAATTGAGACACAGCCGTCGTCCAACCGGACCGTGAGGCTGCTTGCTTGGGTCTTTATCGCGCAACCACGGCGTTTATTGGCGATGCATCGAGGGAATGACCCGGTCGTGCCACATGTGGCTTCACTCCATCGTGTCGGGCTGAAGCTGTCGGACTCAGTTGAGCTTGGCCTAGGTTAGACGGTGAATCGCCCTCAAATACGCTGCTGACAGCCTAGATGACATTTACCCTGTGTCGTCATTGAGGGCAACCGCCTTGGAGTCTATCAGCAAAACACCATGAAGTCAGAGGCCGGAACTCCGGCTCAAAATGGGAACAAGCAAGGACCAGCAGAACAGAATGGCCCGGTAGGAAAGGGGACCTCTCCTCAGAGCCCTGATCTCAAAACCAAGCTGACCAACGAGACCCATCTACGCCGCTTCACCGAGAATGTACTGGACTCCCGGCAGCAGGAAATCGAGAACCGAGAGACTGAGAAGAGCAAGCTCTCGGCCAAGGTTGAAGCCCTGGAGAAGAAACTCGCCAGCGCCCAGAAACAGCTTTCCGAATCCCGGAGGGAAACCaagagcaaggccaagcagcTACAGGATGCCCAGGAACAGATTTTTCGTCTACAGCCCAACAGAAAGGACATTACTGAGACCGAGGCGAGGGAAGCCTACAAGAACTTGGTAGGAAACGTCCAGCGGTGGGTTGAGAACCGGGTCAAGGATATCCTTGAGGATCTAGAGAGTGGCCGTCTCAGGTCGAGAACAGTTCCCCCAGAGGCGTCGCGCTTTGTTGCCCTCCTCAGAGAGCAGTCAAGGCGTTGCCTGAATGCCGACCAGTCTGATGAGTATCACATAATGGGGGCCATCATGAACTACCTGTACCTTGCCTTGTTTTCGAAATCATTCTATTGTCCCCTGGATGACACAGAAGAGGATGGGACCCTAATGTGGCTCGACGAACTTCAGAGCACCATGTCTCGGCTCCCAAGAGGTAAATCTCCCCTGTAAACTCCGTTATACCTGAGACTAATTTACTCTAGATGAGGCCCAATGCAGAGAGTGGAGGAGCGAAACGCTCACAGCATTGACACATCAACCCATCTTTAAAACCCGACGGTCACGATACCTCCATATGGTCACCAATGATTTGACCACTCTCCTCTCAGTCATTGCTCCCAGGACACCTCCTGCAGAGCTACACAGCTCAGTTCGCCGCAGCATTGTTGAGCCCGCATCAGACCTTGtccatcaactccatctggcctcaagctccttctcATTGAAATGGCCCGCCCCTCGCACGGCCGCGTCTAGACTGGAGGTTTACCAATGCCTGAATCTTGCGAGCAACGGCATGATTCTCGATCTGAGCGGAACCAAACAAACCTCGCCGTCACGACGAAACGTGTCGTACCTCTTTGACGTTGCCCCTGGACTATTCGTCGagaggatggaagaaggaaagaaaCAGGGCGTGAAAGCAATTGTGAAACCCACCGTCCTCGTCAACAACGCAGAAGGCGAAGTAAGCCAAGCACCAACCGTGATGAGATGGCTATGGGACAATGCACCGTCATCACAAGGTCCCAGCCGAAGCGTGGCGAGAGGGCCCGCGAGAAGTAAGAACCCCCGTTCCGGTCACCTTTCCAAGCTCTGACCGTGTGTTTAGGGACGGCTGGGTCTGTAGTATCGGCATCGACCAGACACAGATGAGATTTCATGTGTGAGGCGAGTTTCTTTTGTTAACGGACAGGAGTTAGCGGACGATGGATGACAAGGCAATGAAACATATAGACGCACGAGGGCCATCACTTTTGTATGAGTATCTCCAGAATGTTGATGACGTCGAGGCTGGTATTCCAGCTCGTCGACTCTTTTTATCTGCGCCATGAACTACTGTGACTTTCCTGAACAATGATGACGGGTATGCTGCGCATTCGACGGGCAGGCCGAGGTGGcagaggtggtggtgcccCGACGTCCGAGGTAGCCCGTTGACGGTTTGTGGTGGGGGGTCGAAGAGTGTTCTCTTGGTAGTACTCGGCAACCTGTTCAGATAATGGCCTTGGGGGAAGGGGTGGTGGTTGCGAGTAGGCATGCGAGCGTGCTCGCCTGTGAGATGGTCCTGACCGTCCAGAGGTATTCACGACTACTCTTGGGGGGTCCTGGCTCCTAGCTCGACGAGCTGCCTGAGATTGAGCCTGCGTTGGTCTTGAAGCTCGTGCCAGGCTAACTCCTGGGGCTGATCGAGCTGGTGACGGGTTTGGAGTTCTCTttgaagcagcagcagcaccggCAGGTCTCCTGGCTTCTCGAACGGGCTGCTTGACAGCCTTTCTTCCTGGACTCGGAACCTTTCCCACAACCTTGGGCTTGGTaggtgttgttgctgttgtccCAGAACCTGTTGTCTTTGGCGCCGTGGTCTCCTTTGGAGTTGTTGCCGGTACAAACGGCCGGATACAGTTGCTGATGTAGTCTTCAGCAACACCCAGGACCCTAGCATCGGCGATGCCCAGGTTGATCCGGTTTATGTATTCCTCCTTGGGCGGGCTGTCGACGATGTACTGAGGACTGATGTACACTAGCACATTCTGCTCCCAGTGTGGATCGTGGTTGACGGATCTCCTCTGTTCTGCTGCCATCTGACGTGCCTGGGCTGGACCTCCGTTATTGACGATCCAGGATACGGGCCGGCGATATAGAGACGACTCTGCACGCCGAAGCATGACGGTCATGTAGCACTTCTGGTAGGCATTCTTGGAGACACCTTCATTGACATCCAGGCGGGACTCATCACGCTGGTTGATCTCAAAGACGAGACCCTCGACCCAGTGACCGTCAGCCTCCATGACATTAGCATATCCACGCTCGTTGATCTGCCAGCGGTAGTGCCATAGCTTTGCACTGCCGATGAGCTTGCTGCCGGGGCACCGGCGCTTCATCTGCTCGAGGTGGAGGTTGCTGCCATAGGCGAAATAGTACTTgttggtggcggcggcggtagcGGTGACCGGGGCGTGCGAGGCCATGCTGTTGAAGATGATCCGGAGGCAGGAAGCTCCGTGCATCCGATGGCCGGagtgtatgtatgtatgtatgtatgtgaTGTGTGATGTGTGATGTGTGATGTGAGTGCGTGTGTGAGTGGGCTAACGAGATTGGCGAGTAGGGGGAGagtagaaaaaaaagggagaTGCGTGAGGTGAGGAGAGCAATTAGTGAGCTAACGGAGATTAATGGATGGGGGTAGGTTGGCTCCCTCGCAAGAGGCACGTCATGAGTTGACGGTCAAGCCAGGCGAGGGCAAGGCGAGCTGGCGAGGCCAGAACAGTTCCGAGGAGGCGGAGCGAGATGCGGCGTGTGGACCATCGTGTGCGTGTCGTCTGGCGGTGATGTCTCTGACTTGTGTGAGAGTCACATTGGGCAGCAAGGGCCTCGACCAAGAGCCAATTGCCGTCGTCCACGTTCAGGGGGAGGGTCAGCCTCTAATAGCAGAGCACGGCAGAGTCTGACGGGGGCCCGAATGCCTGGGTCCGACGTGGGCGCCTCCCCAGGCTGTGACAGAGTAAAAGTAACGTTGAACAGTCATCCGATAGCCTCACTGTCAATTGAGACGCTACGAGACGGCCCAGCCCGTTGCCGctaaagaaagaagaaggttgGGCtactcctcctcttcttccggCTAAGGCCCCGGCCCCACACGGACTAGCCTCCGTGATCCCCGGCGGGTGGACCCGCAAGTGACAGCGACCTGGGCTCTGCTTCGATTCTGCATTAATAGGACGGAGACTTTTTTTGCTTTtctttctccttctctcctcttttcGAGATGTGACAGCTTCAGGTCATGCGGGCAATGTTTAAACTGAGTTGAGCGCCAAAGAAATACGTACAATTTGCTCGTGTTTTTGTTGAGTTGAGCAGGGCGAACAGACGGACAGACAATGTGATACGGCAGACGACATACATACGGAAACTTTTAGAGGGCCTCATATACACAAGCAAGCTCGGGTCTTTTCTCTTACCctttctccttcatctctcaTCCTTCATCGAAGACAAGCAAACGTCCATCATGGTTAGAAACTACAACTTTGGCATCGAGATCGAGGCCGTCGCCAAGCCGTACGGCGGCGGTGAGAGCTTCACCAACGTCGACTGGTATCGCCAACTCGCCCAGAAGCTGCGAAACCGGGGCATCGAGGCCGTTCACGACGACAACTCCAGGTACAGCAAGCATCCCGAGTACTACGGAGGCAAGTGGTTTGTGACCAGAGATGGCTCCTTGAAGAGGGAGCGGCCCATGGGTGAGTTTATATACTAAACACAACATTTCACAAGTCGTGATATTCTTGTCTAGTTCGCCACTGACGTCGTCACTAGTTTGCATGGAGGTCGTCTCCCCCCGCCTCGACACAACCCAAGAGGTTAGCAGCATCCTCGGCGAGTTCTGGGAAGCCATGCGCGTCCACTTCAACCCCCAGAGGGACGTCTCTTGCGGCGGCCACGTCCACGTAACGCCCGTCTCCCTTCACAACAAGTTCTCCCTGCGATCCCTCCGTCGCATCGCCTTCGCCACGGTCGTCTACCAGGACTTTGTCGCCGCCGTGCTCCCACAGGCGCGTCGCCAGAACCAGTACTGCCGCCCCAACTCGCAGAGCGAAGGATCGGGCCTCCACGACACTCTCATGCTGTGCGGGAGGAGCAATGCCTCCCTGCACAAGGTGGCGACTGaaatcaaggccaaggggtCCGAGACGGAGCTATACTTTTACATGCAGGGAAACCGCTACGTGCTGTGGAACTTTCAAAACATCTTTCCCAACCCCAAGACGGGCAAATGCACGGGAACGGTCGAGTTCCGCGGCGGAAACCAGTTTCTGAGCACCAAGGGGACGCTGGCCTGGGTGGCATTTGTTTTGGGATTCATCACGCTGGCGATTCAGGAGGTAAGAGATTGCTACTGTTTATTCATGTTAGTCATGCTGACCACTCTCTAGGATCTGCTCAACAACTTCACCTCGTTCACATCACAAAAAGACCCCAAGTTTGAAGCTCGCCTCCAAGATTGGTGGGTTCGCATCCGCAAGGCCGCAAAGAAGTCCAAGCTTGCGAGATACCTCCCCGAGGACTACACCAAGATGCACACGAGGTAGACTGTGGCTACCATATTTCATTCTGAGAGAGTCTGAGACTCAATCGATAACTACCTTCTTTCATTTTGGGTTTACGACTTACGACCGGGAGTTAGATGTGATTTCAAGGCGTTTGGATATGGGCATTTACAGGAATACAGACATCACATACTTACAAACAGACGGTGTAAAGAGAAAAGACCTTCCAGGACATCTTGGAAAGCTGGCATACAGTTACAGGCAATATCTCACTCTTTGTTATTATCACGGCTGGAGTTGGTAGTATTCAGAATAGTATTTAAACTTGTCTCATCATTGCAATCCTAGAGTCTAAGAGTCATGTAGATCCTCTCCTTATCAAGAGACTACATAGGCCAGGCCCTCTTGCAACCCAACGTAGCCTCATTCGTAACATGAGTCGCACTGAAAGCCCATGTATTCGCATAAAATTGTCTTCCTTATGACGCCCCAAAACCCGACATTATCATGGTATTCATTGTCCTCAAGtctctccctccttggcTTCACCCTCTTCAAACAAAACCAGAACTGTTCCAGCTTTGCAAATGTCCTACAACCTGTTAGAATCATCTCGAATAGGAATGGTTGGGCTTTTATCACTTACCCCTTCCTTGTGTGCTAGCTTCTTGATCACGCCGTCCTGTGGTGATCGGATGACagtctccatcttcatcgactCAATCCTATGTCGTATTAGCATCGTGTTTGACAGGTCCGCAGAACAACACTTACACAACAAGAGGCGCTCCCTTTTGTACTGTCTGGCCCTCTACTACCTCATTCTTGAGGATCTTGCAAGGCATTGGTGCAGCAACCGACGCAGTCGCCTCCTTTAAGCCGAGTGCCTTCTCATACCACTGGGGTGGTAGGAGGACAAGATCTGTCTTGACTCCATGTTGGAAGATGGTGACCTTGGTATCGTTGTCTGTATGCTGGGGCACCACGGAAGACTGGATTCGCTCCAAGGGAAAGTATGACTCCAGTTTCATCACCTCgccctctggctctggctggcATGCGATGTTGGTGAAGACTTGGGGCGTCTCTTCACCCTTGCGAGAAACGACAACATTGAAAAGGTTGTGACCCGTCTGTGTCACACTGGCTTCGACAACTTCGCCTTCCTCCTGGCTGTATCCGTCTAGGATCTTAAAGGCAAGCTTCCGTTCACCGATGGTGTTGGCCTCGCCAAAGCCTAGTGTCTGGCCATGGGGCACAGAGTTTCGGAGCTCAAAGTTGACCATGCCTAGAGCTGCTTGGGCGAATACCTCGTTCTTGATGTGTCTAGGCTTGAAGAGCTCGTCTCGCCACTTGTCGATGAAGCCCGTCTCGACGTCACCGGCAACAAAGGCGTCAGTCTGGCAGAGTCGCTTGAGGAACTCGATGTTTGTAGCAACACCGACAATCTCGTAAGCACGCAGAACgctctccatcttggcaatGGCACGCTCTCTTGTATCGCCTCGCACAATGAGCTTGGCAATCATGCCGTCGTATGCCTCCGAGATTGTGCTGCCAGATCGGAATCCCCAATCCAGGCGGACATCCTCACTCTGCAACTCGGTAGGCAGATAGGCACGCACCAGCTTGCCTGAATCAGGAATGAAGCCCTTCTCAGGGTTCTCTGCGTAGATTCGTGCCTCGATAGCAGCACCCCTTTGGTTCATctgctcctcaacctctgCTTGAGTCAGGGGCAGCTTCTCGCCAGCAGCGACTCGGAATTGCCATTCCACCAAGTCCAAGCCGGTCACCATCTCTGTGACGGGATGCTCCACTTGGAGTCGAGTGTTCATTTCCATAAAGTAGAACTTGTTGGTGtccttgtcgaggatgaaCTCGACAGTGCCGGCACCGACGTAGCCCACGGCAGATGCAGCTTTCCTAGCCTTGTCCCAGAGGTCATGTCGAGTTGCCTCATCCAGATCAGGAGCAGGAGACTCTTCCAGGATCTTCTGGTGTCGTCGTTGAACACTGCAGTCTCGCTCGCCAAGGGCAACAGTGTTCCCCCACTTGTCGGCGAATACCTGGACTTCAACGTGCCTAGGACGGACAATGTACTTCTCCACCAGCATGACCTCGCCGCCTTCACCGAAggaggccttggcctcggcacGAGCACTCTTGAGCTGCGTCAAGAACTCATCCTCTGTCAAGACAATTCGCATTCCCttgccgcctcctcctcgtacACTCTTGAGGAGAACAGGGAATGTGATCTTCTTGGCGTGCTCTAGAAGCTCCTGCTCGCCCTGCTCCGTGCCATGGTAACCCGGCACACAGGGAACGTTGGCAGCAGTCATAATTTCCTTACTGCGAGCCTTGTGTCCCATGTCGGCCATAGCAGTAGCTGGGGGTCCGACAAACACAATACCCTCCTCTTCGCAGCGCTCCGCGAACTTGGAGTTCTCTGACAGGAAGCCATATCCGGGGTGTAGGGCCTGAATACCATTCTGCTTGGCCAGCGCAATGATTTTCTCGCCGTCTAGATAGGCATTGGCAGGGCCGAGGCCAAGTGATTGGAAACCCGACGAGGCATGCCAGGAGCCAGCGTCGACATCGGTGTAGACTGTGGTAGCACGAATGCCGAGGCGTTCGGCAGTACGGTTGATACGGATGGCGATCTCGCCTCGGTTGGCGATAAGGACCGAATTGATCGGTGTATACTTGGGagtagaagaggaggaggcagtAGAAGCAGAGGCCGCACTGGGAGAGGCGGTCGTAGAGAGGAGACGAGGGAGAGGCTTCAGAGGAAGACGACGGTTTGCGCGGAGGGAACGCATGGCGGGCGGTTGGAGAGAGAGGAACCCAATTCAGAGACAGACAGCAATGGCAGCTTCAGAAGGCCTCAGGAGGGGAGGTTTGCAAGGAGAAGCatctgaagaagaggaaaattTATTCGAAAAGGACCTTCTCGGTTGATGACCCTCGTTTCTAATGCCGTGAATGTGCTATGCCGTCGGCTTGAGAGGTCCAAGCCGGTTGAGGGCGAACGTGACCGCGAGGAACCGCAAGTAGCCGGGTAGGACTTCCCCGGACGGCAGCTCTTGCTAGATCAATTGTTTAGCTCGCTCTGGGGAAGGTGCTGCTCCGCTACGTCACATGCGACTgcccctccagctccagatCGATAGTGATAGATGACTAAGCTTCAAGCGCTGTCATCATTCCTGCCGGGAGTCGCGGAATGTGCCGAGTTGGAGAAGCTGCGTCGAGACGAGTTCCATCCTGGtcaactccatcatcaacatcaacaaacaCTCATCATCACACAATGGATCAAAATATACCACTCAACGCTGAGGCCTCTCAAGGCGACACTAACAAGCAGACAACATCGACGCTTCCCCCAGACGTTGTCCAGTGCCTTGAGAATGCTCGCTTCGTACGCTGCACCCCTCCCCCGCATCGCCGACAGCCCGTTGCGTTGGATATCATCTCTAATACAGAAGATTGACATTGGATATAGCTTCATCTGGCAACATGCAACGACAACATCCCACAAGTATCACTCATGAACTACACATACCTGCCTTCGTCGCCTTACTCCAACTACCCGgtcatcatcatgaccacGAACCCGGCATCTCGCAAGACTATCAATCTTGTCGCAAACCCCAATGTGTCTCTACTCGTCCACGATTGTACGTCGCGCATCTCATTCTTCGATTTTCATCTGTCAGGGTTGGCGTGCTAATCTCAGCTAGGGGTTTCTCACCGACCACCTACCCATGGCCGCCGCCTCTCTGGTGGTTCCCCCGGCCCCGAGCAAC
The window above is part of the Fusarium falciforme chromosome 3, complete sequence genome. Proteins encoded here:
- a CDS encoding Gamma-glutamylcyclotransferase, which translates into the protein MHGASCLRIIFNSMASHAPVTATAAATNKYYFAYGSNLHLEQMKRRCPGSKLIGSAKLWHYRWQINERGYANVMEADGHWVEGLVFEINQRDESRLDVNEGVSKNAYQKCYMTVMLRRAESSLYRRPVSWIVNNGGPAQARQMAAEQRRSVNHDPHWEQNVLVYISPQYIVDSPPKEEYINRINLGIADARVLGVAEDYISNCIRPFVPATTPKETTAPKTTGSGTTATTPTKPKVVGKVPSPGRKAVKQPVREARRPAGAAAASKRTPNPSPARSAPGVSLARASRPTQAQSQAARRARSQDPPRVVVNTSGRSGPSHRRARSHAYSQPPPLPPRPLSEQVAEYYQENTLRPPTTNRQRATSDVGAPPPLPPRPARRMRSIPVIIVQESHSSSWRR